In the genome of Pseudoglutamicibacter cumminsii, one region contains:
- the mptB gene encoding polyprenol phosphomannose-dependent alpha 1,6 mannosyltransferase MptB yields the protein MREETDALQGAQPSSQVRSTRSLLSRMRARVLPDALRLSTSVWVGFIASVLGALSAWAIGFTANVPEATLTGSTFVNALRAYDAVLWAAVLGLAVAVGLASHAWIQLARRLPLADGHHIQTRIVVLWSAPWFFAPPIFSNDMYSYLAQGRLLTLGKNPYTDWVSQVPGWFGQGAASVWAESASPYGPLFLIIAAAVALVSWGNPDIALFLFRLVALVGVIIFMKIIPKLSRDHGVNPAWIQWLTAASPLFLYSMIASGHNDALMVGLMLWAFVAMRRGKTFAGLLLASGAIAIKPIVVLCLPFLGLTWAGKNARWGRRWMCWIVTGITVTVVLTALGGLTGTWFGWITAMAGQGMAIFPFAPFGLLGLGFGHLVSLAGGTQAGLIAQSLFYAAGKLIAIGLAGWLALARPKVSPLTSAGLVLMAASLLNPVIQPWYFYWILPFLLCRKAYFGFVEQLIVWGSTLHVIWTTSTQISLPPWQELGGFQAVFILVATAISVTALAFPRTQRKLIKLPTWTDIRKPADASIVMPTLAPWSVSQFAALRYRSPRVIDERVW from the coding sequence ATGCGCGAAGAAACCGATGCGCTTCAAGGCGCGCAGCCTTCCTCTCAGGTGAGGTCCACGCGTTCACTCTTGTCTCGCATGCGCGCTCGGGTTCTCCCGGACGCGCTCAGGCTCAGCACGAGCGTGTGGGTCGGCTTCATCGCGTCTGTTCTCGGTGCACTGTCAGCCTGGGCGATCGGCTTCACCGCCAATGTCCCTGAAGCCACCCTGACCGGTTCAACATTCGTGAATGCTCTTCGCGCATACGACGCCGTGCTCTGGGCGGCAGTCCTCGGCCTAGCAGTAGCAGTGGGTCTAGCTAGCCACGCCTGGATTCAGTTAGCCCGCCGTTTACCGCTTGCCGACGGCCACCACATCCAGACCCGCATCGTTGTCCTGTGGAGCGCGCCGTGGTTCTTTGCGCCACCGATCTTCAGCAACGACATGTACTCCTATCTCGCCCAGGGGCGCCTGCTGACGCTGGGCAAGAATCCCTATACGGACTGGGTATCGCAGGTCCCCGGATGGTTTGGGCAGGGAGCGGCATCTGTCTGGGCTGAGTCGGCTTCGCCTTACGGCCCACTGTTCTTGATCATCGCGGCTGCCGTTGCTCTCGTGTCATGGGGCAACCCGGACATCGCGCTGTTCCTCTTCCGGCTCGTCGCGCTTGTCGGGGTCATCATCTTCATGAAGATCATCCCTAAGCTCAGCCGAGATCACGGCGTAAACCCGGCATGGATTCAGTGGCTCACCGCAGCTTCGCCTCTGTTCTTGTACTCGATGATCGCCTCAGGCCACAATGATGCACTCATGGTGGGGCTCATGTTGTGGGCCTTCGTAGCTATGCGCCGAGGCAAAACTTTTGCCGGACTGCTTCTCGCTTCTGGCGCGATCGCGATCAAACCAATCGTCGTGCTGTGTCTACCGTTCCTCGGCCTCACATGGGCAGGCAAGAACGCACGATGGGGTCGTCGCTGGATGTGCTGGATCGTCACGGGCATCACTGTCACCGTTGTTCTGACGGCACTTGGTGGGCTCACCGGCACGTGGTTCGGATGGATCACCGCGATGGCCGGGCAAGGTATGGCCATCTTCCCGTTTGCGCCATTCGGCCTACTCGGTCTCGGCTTTGGCCACCTCGTCTCGTTGGCAGGAGGAACGCAGGCGGGGCTCATCGCGCAAAGCCTCTTTTATGCGGCCGGCAAACTCATCGCAATCGGACTCGCGGGATGGCTCGCGCTTGCCCGTCCAAAAGTTTCACCGCTCACCTCAGCTGGGCTCGTGCTCATGGCGGCGAGCCTTCTGAATCCTGTCATCCAGCCTTGGTACTTCTACTGGATCCTCCCGTTCCTGCTGTGCCGAAAGGCGTATTTCGGCTTCGTCGAGCAGCTTATTGTTTGGGGCAGCACCCTTCACGTCATCTGGACAACCTCAACCCAAATCTCCCTGCCGCCATGGCAAGAGCTCGGCGGGTTCCAGGCCGTATTCATATTGGTCGCAACAGCCATCAGCGTCACCGCTTTGGCCTTTCCTCGTACGCAGCGAAAACTCATCAAACTGCCGACGTGGACCGACATACGCAAGCCAGCCGACGCGAGCATCGTCATGCCAACACTGGCGCCATGGTCTGTCTCTCAGTTCGCGG
- the orn gene encoding oligoribonuclease, with amino-acid sequence MDSRSHSAVVSDQVAQPGTVASQSSPSSGQRTLSSGDMPLVWIDCEMTGLDAVNDALIEVAVIVTDSQLQPVDDGISVVIKPPAGAVEKMDNFVTQMHTNSGLLEEIDGGVSMEEAQATVLGYIQKIVPEAGIALLAGNSVGNDRLFLARDMPEVIDHLHYRIVDVSSIKELARRWYPTDFDAAPAKTGNHRALGDIQESIDELAYYRSAIMKSNDA; translated from the coding sequence ATGGATTCTCGTTCTCATTCTGCAGTGGTGTCTGATCAGGTTGCTCAGCCCGGAACCGTGGCCTCACAGTCGTCTCCTTCCTCGGGACAGCGCACGCTTAGCTCCGGTGATATGCCGTTGGTGTGGATCGATTGTGAAATGACGGGGCTCGATGCGGTCAACGATGCTCTGATTGAGGTCGCTGTCATCGTCACTGACTCGCAGTTGCAGCCGGTCGATGACGGTATCAGCGTCGTTATCAAGCCGCCTGCTGGAGCGGTTGAGAAGATGGATAACTTCGTGACTCAGATGCACACCAACTCCGGACTGCTCGAGGAGATTGACGGCGGTGTATCGATGGAGGAAGCGCAAGCCACCGTTCTGGGCTACATCCAGAAGATCGTTCCTGAAGCCGGCATCGCTTTGTTGGCCGGTAACTCGGTAGGCAACGACCGCCTTTTCCTGGCTCGCGACATGCCGGAGGTCATCGACCACCTGCACTACCGCATCGTCGATGTGTCCTCCATCAAGGAGCTGGCCCGCCGCTGGTATCCAACGGATTTCGATGCGGCACCGGCTAAGACTGGAAACCACCGTGCTCTTGGTGACATCCAGGAATCGATCGATGAGCTCGCCTACTACCGCAGCGCTATCATGAAAAGCAACGACGCCTGA
- a CDS encoding DUF1846 domain-containing protein, producing the protein MSTQFQRKVGFDPLRYIQLQSKHIAERREHIGGKLYLEMGGKLFDDLHASRVLPGFTPDNKIRMLQTLTDELEILVTLNAKDLERNKVRADLNIPYEEDALRLIDAFRNMGFLVEHVVLTRFDESNEAAERFKARLIKLGLKVAVHRTIPGYPDDTDQVVSSDGLGRNEYVETTRDLIVVTAPGPGSGKLATCLSQIYHDYQRGTKSGYAKFETFPVWNLPLNHPVNLAYEAATADLDDVNVIDPFHLAAYGEQAINYNRDVEVFPLLKTLLDELAGGSPYESPTDMGVNMVADAIIDDDVCREAAKQEIIRRWYKARVQERREGLDPIYSRRISLVMGKVGCTPEDRTVVAPALKLAEETDAPASAIQLHDGTIITGKTSALLGTCSATLLNALKHLAGLPKEVQLLAPTSIRPIQSLKTEHLGSQNPRLHTDEVLIALSVSAERDPNAQAALDQLQALRGCDVHTTTILGSVDEGIFRNLGVQVTSEPEFQARGVYNKR; encoded by the coding sequence ATGTCCACGCAGTTCCAGCGCAAAGTCGGGTTCGACCCCCTCCGTTACATCCAGCTCCAGTCCAAACACATCGCTGAACGCCGCGAACACATCGGCGGCAAGCTGTACCTGGAGATGGGCGGCAAACTCTTCGACGATCTCCACGCTTCACGCGTGCTGCCAGGCTTCACCCCTGACAACAAGATCCGTATGCTTCAGACGCTGACCGACGAACTCGAGATCCTGGTCACGCTCAACGCTAAAGACCTCGAACGGAACAAGGTCCGGGCCGACCTGAACATCCCTTACGAAGAAGACGCTCTCCGTCTGATCGATGCGTTCCGTAATATGGGTTTCCTCGTTGAGCACGTCGTTTTGACGCGATTCGACGAATCCAACGAGGCCGCCGAGCGTTTCAAGGCCCGCCTCATCAAGCTCGGCCTCAAGGTCGCCGTGCACCGGACTATTCCCGGCTACCCAGATGACACCGACCAGGTCGTATCTTCCGATGGCCTGGGCCGAAACGAGTACGTCGAAACGACGCGCGACCTCATCGTGGTCACGGCTCCAGGTCCGGGTTCCGGAAAGCTTGCAACGTGCCTTTCGCAGATCTATCACGACTACCAGCGCGGAACTAAGTCGGGTTATGCCAAGTTCGAGACCTTCCCGGTCTGGAACTTGCCGCTGAACCACCCGGTCAATCTCGCTTACGAGGCAGCAACGGCCGACCTCGACGACGTCAATGTGATCGACCCATTCCACCTCGCCGCATACGGTGAGCAAGCGATCAACTACAACCGCGACGTCGAAGTCTTCCCGCTCTTGAAGACCCTGCTCGATGAACTCGCTGGCGGCTCGCCGTATGAGTCCCCTACCGATATGGGCGTCAACATGGTTGCTGACGCGATCATCGACGACGACGTGTGCCGCGAGGCCGCTAAGCAAGAGATTATTCGCCGCTGGTACAAGGCCCGCGTTCAAGAACGACGCGAGGGTCTCGACCCGATCTATTCGCGCCGTATCTCGCTCGTGATGGGTAAGGTCGGATGCACTCCGGAAGACCGCACGGTGGTCGCTCCGGCGCTCAAGCTAGCTGAAGAAACCGATGCCCCGGCATCGGCTATCCAGCTGCACGACGGAACGATCATCACCGGCAAGACCTCGGCATTGCTCGGAACGTGCTCCGCTACCCTGCTGAACGCGCTCAAGCACCTTGCTGGATTGCCCAAGGAAGTGCAGTTGCTCGCGCCGACGTCTATCCGACCGATCCAGTCGCTCAAAACCGAGCACCTCGGCTCGCAGAACCCGCGGCTGCACACGGATGAAGTGCTCATCGCGCTGTCGGTCTCCGCGGAACGCGACCCGAACGCACAAGCAGCTCTGGATCAACTCCAGGCTCTGCGCGGATGCGATGTCCACACGACCACGATCCTCGGATCCGTCGACGAAGGCATCTTCCGTAACCTCGGCGTCCAAGTGACCTCCGAGCCTGAGTTCCAGGCCCGGGGCGTCTACAACAAGCGCTAA
- the def gene encoding peptide deformylase codes for MAVRPIVIYTEPVLHQRAAEVTEIDDEIRTLVEDMFETMDAANGVGLAAPQVGVGLRIFTWEYDEHDDDAPTRGVVINPKLTLSKVSGANPDPERHTEGCLSVPGLNFPLQRADYAHLTGIDVDGNPVDFEATGWFARILQHEYWHLEGKLYVDMLNERWTRRWKRERKKSGMTEPGLTWMPGVDPDPFGH; via the coding sequence GTGGCCGTCCGCCCCATCGTGATCTACACGGAGCCAGTGCTTCACCAGCGTGCCGCCGAAGTCACCGAAATTGACGACGAGATCCGCACCCTGGTCGAGGACATGTTCGAAACCATGGACGCCGCTAACGGCGTGGGTCTCGCCGCGCCGCAGGTAGGCGTGGGTCTGAGGATTTTCACGTGGGAGTACGACGAACATGATGACGACGCCCCAACCCGCGGCGTCGTCATCAACCCGAAACTGACGTTGTCGAAGGTTTCTGGAGCTAACCCCGACCCGGAGCGTCACACCGAAGGCTGCCTTTCTGTGCCTGGCCTCAACTTCCCGTTGCAGCGCGCCGACTACGCGCACCTGACCGGCATCGACGTCGACGGGAACCCGGTGGACTTCGAGGCGACCGGATGGTTCGCGCGCATCCTGCAGCACGAATACTGGCACCTTGAAGGCAAACTCTACGTGGACATGCTCAATGAGCGCTGGACCCGCCGCTGGAAACGGGAACGGAAGAAGTCTGGAATGACCGAGCCGGGGCTCACATGGATGCCGGGAGTCGACCCCGACCCGTTCGGTCACTAA
- a CDS encoding glyceraldehyde-3-phosphate dehydrogenase, whose amino-acid sequence MIPLIGRLYRENNVVTSIYGRKLINVSVVDILKAHRVVRRIEGKELDPQRTYDLLVKLNELNPGNVSIDLGRLNRALEEKGADDADAFLAELYADVLGQKADASGARDVVLYGFGRIGRLLARILIERGGVGLRLRGVVVRKGADNDLQKRASLLRRDSVHGAFDGTIVVDEENNTITANGTQIQFIYANDPSQVDYTQYGIENAIVVDNTGRWRDEEGLGQHIKAKGTSAALLTAPGKGDIKNIVFGVNDGDITEDDTILSAASCTTNAITPVLKAVNDRYGVVQGHVETVHAFTNDQNLIDNFHKGERRGRSAVLNMVLTETGAAKAVAKALPELEGKLTGNAVRVPTPDVSMAILNLTLEKETSVEDINNFLRETSLSGELHKQIDYTDSPEVVSTDFVGSRRAGIVDGRATIVGADKKHVVLYVWYDNEFGYSCQVVRIIEKMAGSHPVAIPAVK is encoded by the coding sequence ATGATTCCGCTGATCGGTCGCCTGTACCGCGAAAACAACGTGGTGACCTCGATCTACGGTCGCAAACTGATCAATGTTTCAGTAGTCGACATCCTCAAGGCTCACCGCGTCGTCCGCCGCATCGAGGGCAAGGAACTCGATCCGCAGCGCACTTACGATCTGCTGGTGAAGCTCAACGAACTCAACCCAGGCAACGTATCGATCGACCTCGGTCGTCTGAACCGTGCACTCGAAGAAAAGGGTGCAGACGACGCGGATGCGTTCCTCGCTGAGCTCTACGCGGACGTCCTGGGTCAGAAGGCTGACGCAAGCGGTGCCCGCGACGTCGTCCTCTACGGTTTCGGCCGGATCGGCCGCCTCTTGGCTCGTATCCTCATCGAACGCGGCGGCGTGGGCCTGCGCCTGCGTGGCGTCGTCGTCCGTAAGGGCGCAGATAACGACCTGCAGAAGCGCGCGTCCCTGTTGCGCCGTGACTCGGTTCACGGTGCATTCGACGGCACGATCGTTGTTGACGAAGAGAACAACACGATCACCGCGAACGGCACTCAGATCCAGTTCATCTACGCGAACGACCCATCCCAGGTCGACTATACGCAGTACGGCATCGAGAACGCCATCGTGGTTGACAACACCGGCCGCTGGCGCGATGAAGAAGGCCTCGGCCAGCACATCAAGGCTAAGGGCACCAGCGCGGCCCTGCTGACCGCGCCAGGTAAGGGAGACATCAAGAACATCGTGTTCGGTGTCAACGACGGCGACATCACCGAGGACGACACGATCCTCTCCGCAGCATCCTGCACGACCAACGCGATCACCCCAGTCCTGAAGGCTGTCAATGATCGCTACGGCGTTGTCCAGGGCCACGTTGAGACGGTTCACGCGTTCACGAACGACCAGAACCTCATCGACAACTTCCACAAGGGCGAGCGCCGCGGCCGTTCCGCAGTCTTGAACATGGTGCTCACCGAGACCGGCGCCGCTAAGGCTGTCGCGAAGGCTCTTCCTGAGCTTGAAGGTAAGCTGACCGGTAACGCTGTGCGCGTTCCAACTCCGGACGTTTCCATGGCGATCCTCAACCTGACCCTCGAGAAGGAAACCTCGGTCGAGGACATCAACAACTTCCTGCGTGAAACCTCTCTTTCGGGCGAACTGCACAAGCAGATCGACTACACCGACTCGCCAGAGGTCGTATCGACTGACTTCGTTGGCTCCCGCCGCGCAGGCATCGTCGACGGCCGCGCAACCATCGTTGGTGCAGACAAGAAGCACGTTGTGCTCTACGTCTGGTACGACAACGAGTTCGGCTACTCGTGCCAGGTTGTCCGCATCATCGAGAAGATGGCAGGCAGCCACCCGGTTGCGATCCCAGCCGTCAAGTAA
- a CDS encoding YaaA family protein: MMTIVIILLPPSEGKTPATHGKSVDLEALVCPELADARREVAQRLEEVSVATDAPEVLGVGKAVAHEIERNIDIFDAPAAPAHEIYTGVLYDALDYAGMTTTQKKKANERILVISALWGAVGLGDHIPAYRLSMHVKLPGLGKLATYWKPRLAEALAERVEGELIIDCRSSAYQAAFVPPPEQTVTVNVVQVKDGKRKVVSHHAKHTRGEVARLLMQTRGDGPQTPQALLTSMQKHWPQTELIETTPRKAGQLTVVLDEN, encoded by the coding sequence ATGATGACCATCGTGATTATTCTTTTGCCGCCTTCTGAAGGTAAGACGCCCGCAACCCACGGAAAGAGCGTGGATCTGGAGGCACTCGTGTGCCCGGAGCTCGCCGATGCGCGCCGCGAGGTTGCGCAGCGTCTTGAGGAGGTTTCAGTGGCGACCGATGCGCCGGAAGTCTTAGGTGTTGGCAAGGCTGTCGCTCACGAGATCGAGCGAAACATCGACATCTTCGATGCGCCTGCAGCTCCCGCACACGAGATCTATACAGGCGTGCTCTACGATGCGCTTGATTACGCGGGCATGACTACCACCCAGAAAAAGAAAGCCAACGAGCGCATCCTCGTGATCTCGGCGCTGTGGGGTGCCGTTGGGCTCGGTGATCACATCCCGGCGTACCGACTGTCGATGCACGTCAAGCTTCCTGGCCTTGGCAAACTCGCTACCTACTGGAAACCACGCCTTGCCGAGGCCCTAGCTGAACGCGTTGAAGGCGAACTCATCATCGATTGCCGGTCCTCCGCGTATCAAGCGGCTTTCGTTCCACCGCCGGAACAAACCGTGACCGTCAACGTCGTGCAAGTTAAGGACGGGAAACGCAAAGTGGTCTCACACCACGCCAAACACACCCGAGGCGAAGTTGCGCGGCTCCTCATGCAAACCCGCGGCGACGGCCCTCAAACACCACAAGCCCTGCTCACCTCGATGCAGAAACACTGGCCGCAAACAGAACTCATCGAGACGACACCACGAAAGGCCGGGCAACTCACCGTCGTGCTCGACGAAAACTAG
- a CDS encoding zinc ribbon domain-containing protein: MITATREHQELLLEIQALISSVEQRRREHDAVATAKRVRQARADAIQARAERDDEVRQVEVLNRAVADLEKAIVELASDIEAKEEQLLAGVEPQSEADRLARMLDILRERRVSLEETLIETVEERDEKRADAEEAERVLTAAVAENHAAQVYVRDQRESLVAQINDAETQRQELRSRLDAELRELFEKLVAEHGVGAARLDNGTCSATGLPLSPKELAAIAELGEEELAFCPHTGIILVRESGF; encoded by the coding sequence GTGATTACCGCAACACGTGAGCATCAGGAGCTTCTCCTGGAGATTCAGGCTCTGATCTCCTCGGTTGAGCAGCGGCGCCGCGAACACGATGCGGTTGCGACGGCCAAGCGTGTGCGTCAGGCGCGCGCGGATGCGATCCAGGCACGTGCCGAGCGTGACGATGAAGTGCGGCAGGTTGAGGTTTTGAACCGTGCGGTCGCTGATCTAGAGAAAGCCATCGTTGAGCTGGCATCCGATATTGAGGCCAAGGAAGAGCAACTCCTCGCCGGCGTCGAGCCGCAGAGCGAAGCTGATCGTTTGGCACGGATGCTCGATATTCTGCGTGAACGCCGTGTTTCGCTCGAGGAGACGTTGATCGAGACGGTTGAGGAGCGTGACGAAAAGCGTGCCGATGCCGAGGAAGCTGAGCGGGTTTTGACTGCTGCGGTCGCAGAGAATCACGCCGCTCAGGTGTACGTGAGGGACCAGCGTGAGTCCCTTGTTGCGCAGATTAACGATGCTGAAACGCAGCGTCAGGAGCTCAGATCTCGCCTGGATGCGGAGCTGCGTGAGCTTTTTGAGAAGCTCGTTGCAGAACACGGCGTTGGAGCTGCCCGACTCGACAACGGTACGTGTTCAGCGACCGGATTGCCGTTGTCGCCGAAAGAGCTTGCCGCCATCGCGGAGCTTGGTGAAGAGGAGCTCGCGTTCTGCCCTCACACCGGGATTATTCTCGTGCGTGAGAGCGGCTTCTAA
- a CDS encoding Nif3-like dinuclear metal center hexameric protein, translating into MSSTASENRVPTLSTVWEHINRLWPETLAESWDAVGPVTGRPDQLVHRIVFAVDPTEEVAVDAIERGADLLLTHHPLMLRAVNSVAGDRFKGRVVHTLIEAGCALYTAHTSADSALGGVSDVIIRGLGVEQSEPLAPVDRGVEGEGIGRVGDLAEECTLAEFAERVYSIIPAVAGGVRVAGNPEGSVKRVAVCGGAGDSLFDAVRASKADVYVTADLRHHPASEAREAAVNDRPFLIDVSHFASEWLWLPAAADALSRSLHDDGYDVVCQVSQVNTDPWDFILTP; encoded by the coding sequence ATGAGTTCTACTGCATCGGAGAATCGGGTCCCAACTCTCAGCACGGTTTGGGAACATATCAACCGTTTGTGGCCGGAGACGTTGGCTGAGTCGTGGGACGCTGTTGGCCCCGTAACTGGACGTCCAGATCAGCTGGTTCACCGCATCGTGTTTGCGGTTGATCCGACTGAGGAGGTCGCTGTCGATGCGATTGAACGCGGCGCGGACCTCTTGTTGACTCACCACCCTTTGATGTTGCGGGCAGTGAACTCAGTTGCTGGTGATCGTTTCAAGGGCCGTGTTGTGCACACGCTGATTGAAGCGGGTTGTGCCCTCTACACGGCTCACACGTCGGCTGATTCGGCTCTGGGCGGTGTCTCTGACGTCATCATTCGTGGCTTAGGTGTTGAGCAGTCTGAGCCGCTGGCTCCGGTGGACCGTGGCGTTGAAGGTGAAGGGATCGGCCGCGTCGGCGATCTTGCTGAGGAGTGCACGCTCGCGGAGTTCGCTGAGCGCGTCTACAGCATCATTCCGGCGGTTGCCGGTGGGGTGCGGGTCGCTGGAAACCCTGAAGGCAGCGTCAAACGTGTAGCTGTGTGCGGCGGGGCGGGGGATTCGCTGTTCGATGCGGTTCGTGCCTCTAAAGCGGATGTGTACGTGACGGCGGACCTGAGACACCACCCCGCATCGGAGGCCCGCGAAGCTGCGGTCAATGACCGCCCGTTCCTCATTGATGTTTCGCACTTCGCGTCGGAATGGCTGTGGTTACCCGCCGCGGCTGATGCGCTGAGCCGCTCGCTGCACGACGATGGCTATGACGTCGTGTGCCAGGTGAGCCAAGTGAACACTGACCCATGGGATTTTATTTTGACGCCGTGA
- the msrA gene encoding peptide-methionine (S)-S-oxide reductase MsrA: MNQQSVRTIVMAGGCFWCLDAWFRMVRGVTHVKSGYTGGGDAPADYDSVCTGTTGHAEAVAVTFDPSLISEDVVLDMFFTMHNPTTLNRQGYDVGTQYRSALFTNSQEQTEVFEAAIERNQANWTDQIVTTIEPLGPWYTAEIEHQDYYQRNPQAGYCQVIIDPKLSAARSRFVKFLEADIPTSNSIS; the protein is encoded by the coding sequence ATGAATCAACAAAGTGTACGCACGATCGTGATGGCCGGCGGGTGCTTCTGGTGCCTCGACGCCTGGTTCCGCATGGTCCGCGGTGTCACCCACGTCAAATCCGGTTACACCGGAGGCGGCGATGCACCCGCCGACTACGACAGCGTGTGTACAGGGACCACGGGCCATGCCGAAGCTGTGGCAGTAACTTTCGACCCTTCTCTCATCAGTGAGGATGTGGTGTTGGACATGTTCTTCACGATGCACAACCCGACAACACTGAACCGGCAAGGCTACGACGTCGGAACGCAATACCGTTCTGCACTGTTCACTAACAGCCAGGAGCAGACTGAAGTCTTCGAAGCCGCCATTGAACGCAACCAAGCCAACTGGACCGACCAGATCGTCACCACCATCGAGCCCCTGGGCCCTTGGTACACGGCAGAGATCGAGCACCAGGACTACTACCAACGGAATCCGCAGGCGGGCTACTGCCAGGTCATCATCGACCCGAAGCTCAGCGCTGCAAGATCACGTTTCGTTAAGTTTCTTGAAGCCGACATTCCAACAAGCAATTCCATAAGCTGA
- the cysK gene encoding cysteine synthase A, whose translation MPILNNVTEAIGNTPLVRLNKLDADLPGNVAVKLEFYNPANSVKDRIGRAIIDAAEKSGELKPGGTIVEGTSGNTGIALAMVGAARGYRVILTMPETMSSERRVILRAFGAEIVLTSGADGMRGAVEKAQQIVQETDNAILASQFSNQANPEIHEATTGPEIWNDTDGAVDILVGGVGTGGTITGAGRYLKKQKSGVKVVAVEPADSPLLSEGTAGPHKIQGLGANFVPEVLDREIYDEVIDAPLDASIETARALGAKEGILGGISSGASVWAALEVAKREENRDKLIVAVVPDFGERYISTMLYDDIRG comes from the coding sequence GTGCCAATCCTGAACAACGTCACTGAAGCAATCGGCAACACGCCACTCGTTCGTCTCAACAAGCTCGACGCTGACCTTCCAGGCAACGTCGCCGTCAAGCTCGAGTTCTACAACCCAGCGAACTCCGTTAAGGATCGCATCGGCCGCGCGATTATCGACGCCGCTGAGAAGTCCGGCGAACTGAAGCCAGGCGGAACCATCGTCGAGGGCACCTCCGGCAACACCGGCATCGCGCTTGCGATGGTTGGCGCTGCACGCGGCTACCGTGTGATCCTCACGATGCCTGAGACCATGTCGAGCGAACGCCGCGTGATTCTTCGCGCATTCGGTGCCGAGATCGTTTTGACTTCCGGCGCAGATGGCATGCGCGGTGCAGTTGAAAAGGCACAGCAGATCGTCCAGGAAACCGACAACGCGATCCTCGCTAGCCAGTTCAGCAACCAGGCCAACCCAGAGATCCACGAGGCCACGACCGGCCCAGAAATTTGGAACGACACCGATGGCGCGGTTGACATCCTCGTCGGCGGCGTTGGCACCGGCGGAACCATCACGGGTGCCGGCCGCTACCTCAAGAAGCAGAAGAGCGGCGTGAAGGTTGTTGCAGTCGAGCCAGCCGATTCCCCACTGCTGAGCGAAGGCACCGCGGGCCCACACAAGATCCAGGGCCTCGGCGCGAACTTCGTTCCAGAGGTCCTCGACCGCGAGATCTACGACGAAGTCATCGACGCTCCGCTCGACGCTTCCATAGAAACTGCACGCGCCCTTGGCGCAAAGGAAGGCATCCTCGGCGGTATCTCCTCGGGCGCTTCTGTGTGGGCAGCGCTTGAGGTAGCTAAGCGCGAAGAAAACCGTGACAAGCTCATCGTTGCGGTTGTTCCGGACTTCGGTGAGCGCTACATCTCCACGATGCTCTACGATGACATCCGCGGCTGA
- the epsC gene encoding serine O-acetyltransferase EpsC, with protein MGFISTFREDIKNARDHDPAARSGAEIAIVYSGLHAIWMHRLAHRMWNASPLLRLPARALSQLTRFATGIEIHPGARIGRRFFIDHGMGVVIGETAEIGDDVMLYHGVTLGGRSLAKIKRHPTIGDRVTIGAGAKVLGPVVIGDDSQIGANAVVVKDADPGSIITGVPGRARAAKPDERKPAVDPGEYVDPAMWI; from the coding sequence GTGGGATTCATCTCCACGTTCCGGGAAGACATCAAGAACGCGCGGGACCACGATCCAGCGGCGCGCTCAGGCGCCGAAATCGCGATCGTTTATTCAGGCCTGCATGCCATCTGGATGCACCGGCTAGCACACCGCATGTGGAACGCTTCACCGTTGCTGAGGCTCCCGGCCCGGGCCCTTTCGCAGCTAACCCGCTTTGCAACCGGCATCGAGATCCACCCTGGCGCGCGCATCGGCCGCCGCTTCTTCATCGACCACGGCATGGGTGTCGTGATCGGCGAGACCGCGGAAATCGGTGACGACGTCATGCTCTACCACGGCGTGACCCTTGGCGGGCGGTCGCTTGCGAAGATCAAACGCCACCCGACCATCGGTGACCGCGTCACTATCGGCGCTGGCGCGAAGGTTCTGGGTCCGGTTGTCATCGGTGATGATTCACAGATCGGCGCTAACGCGGTTGTGGTCAAGGACGCCGATCCGGGCTCAATCATCACCGGCGTTCCCGGCAGGGCGCGCGCGGCTAAACCGGACGAGCGCAAGCCGGCGGTCGACCCGGGCGAATACGTCGACCCGGCGATGTGGATCTAG